In Sceloporus undulatus isolate JIND9_A2432 ecotype Alabama chromosome 10, SceUnd_v1.1, whole genome shotgun sequence, the following proteins share a genomic window:
- the KNTC1 gene encoding kinetochore-associated protein 1 isoform X3, with product MWDVAEFLLSEDTRSGQLILHSKEESLYQLNALLKVASSEKVSSNPELYSCKSRDGCLFVADRAVLLLDDICQSLRMFIQFETEVDVVGLCQEGQFLVAGERSGKLHLIHVPSQQTLLTNVLVQESSNSRTYLNLILEKDISDGGTYHAFILTNSGFFCIMNLPFAKTQEAIGKMDISTAKKLQGQMETCFISTEAYHTIGCLTALTKHTADKFTLIIGGVGDCVMSVWEVNPNKKQISLENVVDSTMIRAAKRLQVVDSLLFILDSENVLSLWNVYYLTVIWDGLLVDVEEFLLTSESDFSGTAGQGIANLKLVVLTKPGNSKQMRNIMIFSLPAMHQLYSLEVTHVSSLVQSGINTDTIYFIEGVYENEQKSSDTSISFLVMRCLTEALPENRLSRLLHKHKFTEAESFAIQFGLDTELVYKVKLSSILERLVSESAKEDEQLACLKLVAEAKETLNKIKDKQFVAEYCINTPWPTYETAQEMLDYTQSRYLKNNDATATMLLVGDSALFTEVLRAQAKLTTFYGAFGPEKFSGTAWLEFLHNEDIFRDILLQLKEDNLSSAQYLWLRHQADFENNFDVKMLDELLSTISVTTSLKELCLWLGNIVIPFVRRVLPQGEKRIAKWLEQGARNLELTDKANWPENGLEMAQVFFTSQGEVGLASSWRWVPLKDKDDEICSLSDLVTTLQGLVDLYRKYNCRLALCDFEKGNANTIVFRMFDKVLAPELVPVILEKYIGPYICHHNLQKDEILLLYIKDLLQRYSKWSTSVFDTTWEAKAIAVLGCMSDIDLIIEGVLAIIHGAVVPWSPGLEQLVQQYLHMDHTKAKLLQEGYQLMEMKKLLRSYGIRDTNLLNDRQLIRMLVKYILKQDTPSSLEDALKIVNAYMLPTAEVYLWRIMDLIDKEKGEDVISLLKSLPPAEAVEAAERTVMWGKLELEKEMFASEEEQKAQLYLKKGLVEVLRFLLSHLKENLGKKEDCEADLNLFKTLRALQDNFDICISPKDYENPSLMSQLLEEKIETYDAVTFKKPQEKETQEKETCLEDGGLKRKGMTQQRLYRLGQLLQRTEHEMGTELVLRALDTGNVNKALHICRDFYDYHSNEQTGRLLFLACQKLCHILGSDSPIVGPKGLNLPAVIHEMACQAVTLCSPDLLLDALELCKYTSFAHELSGKCHIEDTAFILKEMSSGAEKDLYPDWALDEFFTEDGAVLDPLTVLPPAYEITSAIVPLKELNIYPLDSTSLTHSSFEQGKNLCVLCMHPITVLLNNLQECSQYELALKLITTSSGSLFQHMTASLAAKVHDQDAQDAEQRAFLYKMIQSSTLVTKTIVTALLHKVFNSHPIDHRLALGYCTLLPKEIRYEMLWDIINKTSQNYGKIRAIGIVGVELSILNDETKEQNAFENLITDAEWGIELGKLGIPFQSVFRMPSVRKKELLRTLVKHPNVDTELMMKYCSTYQLDTDAALQLCIETHIQNISTVHVEGDASGDTGKSQTHGLVFAKALETIPLLNSTSDLVVKLSTTLHKLDPYDYETIESLLMIIEKAGVLAAGVPLDLAQALMLIKHLKSYKRISIPGDLEHQYVFEQAMHLSPAAKTRLPFHLIFFGTSKYFWKIIAAELNEESFPKLLLISKLMKVSLNTLYMSAADYVFQQKLKPKILDAMKRECLPAADNETAKAVQTIQTYLLSIANPEWAAALAHKMAQELPAGPMKVQALKACISLAEKWLTHTTVTDESREKAQEYLKKLQMQHRRSATEAVLIVHKLNLVDHRKLLGKPAKLIVLLYQHNSIPERIQNPMGRGYPDIHAAAKEIATINDLDLKKIWNVLLEKWLCPNELPMDKTSGAFENIQEDEDFKRIIYLLQGHPEDSRLRILYEWTVSEVSPVGLNQLNFAHRSRALKCLLYFANPPAVESLFKKPIEEVKHFLKCLIYLAEFEVLNIPYTYESFHSTPKEGMIKGLWKNHSQKPMAVKLMTELSLEYKVHDSLLWNGLLQKLMNFKMICQLRRVLMEIAGIYSLWQIPNFSRAWQTVIWTPFLSAASPSSPSQLEAYLESFRLLLMCPVPIHLDLIGIAKQYAQLELPALALGCLLLILQPEKRTQAIWGFLASCQLETVVQQVEEYMSHGEVAAFASQIRHLILNYRSKSEDSPEKMQSLGKTYLPQEINIKGENQTQQATRTLTL from the exons ATGTGGGATGTGGCTGAGTTTTTGCTGAGTGAAGACACAAGAAGCGGGCAACTCATCCTTCATTCCAAAGAAGAAAGTCTGTATCAGCTCAATGCACTCCTTAAAGTTGCCTCCTCTGAAAAG GTTTCGTCTAACCCAGAGCTGTATTCCTGCAAGTCGAGGGACGGCTGTCTGTTTGTAGCTGACAGAGCAGTGCTTCTGCTTGATGATATTTGTCAGTCTCTTCGGATGTTTATTCAGTTTG AGACTGAGGTGGATGTTGTTGGCTTGTGTCAAGAAGGGCAGTTCCTTGTGGCTGGGGAGAGAAGTGGCAAGCTACATCTTATCCATGTACCGTCACAGCAAACCCTGTTAACAAAC GTATTAGTTCAAGAATCTTCAAACAGCAGAACTTATTTGAACCTTATTCTGGAGAAAGACATTTCTGATGGAG GTACTTACCATGCATTTATTCTCACAAACAGTGGATTCTTTTGTATTATGAACCTCCCATTTGCCAAAACTCAGGAAG CAATTGGCAAGATGGACATCAGCACTGCAAAGAAG CTCCAAGGCCAGATGGAAACTTGTTTTATTTCAACAGAAGCCTATCATACCATTGGCTGCCTTACCGCTTTGACTAAGCACACAGCAGACAAATTCACTCTGATAATAGGG GGTGTAGGTGACTGTGTGATGTCCGTGTGGGAAGTGAATCCTAATAAAAAGCAGATATCCCTTGAAAATGTTGTCGATTCAACAATGATTAGAG CTGCAAAGAGGCTACAGGTTGTTGACAGCTTATTGTTTATCTTGGATAGTGAG AACGTTTTGTCGTTGTGGAATGTTTACTACCTTACTGTGATTTGGGACGGCCTTCTGGTTGATGTTGAAGAATTCCTTCTGACTTCAGAATCAGATTTTTCAGGAACTGCAGG acAGGGGATTGCCAATCTTAAACTGGTTGTTTTGACAAAACCTGGAAACAGCAAACAG ATGCGGAACATCATGATTTTTTCACTGCCTGCTATGCACCAGCTCTACTCTTTGGAAGTAACACATGTTTCTTCTCTGGTTCAAAGTGGAATAAATACT GATACGATATACTTTATCGAAGGAGTATATGAAAATGAACAAAA GTCTTCAGACACGTCAATTTCCTTTCTGGTAATGAGATGCTTAACAGAAGCCTTACCTGAAAACAG GCTGAGCCGTTTACTTCACAAGCACAAATTTACCGAGGCTGAGAGTTTTGCTATTCAGTTTGGATTGGACACTGAG CTTGTTTACAAAGTGAAATTGAGCTCTATTTTGGAGAGATTGGTTTCAGAATCTGCTAAGGAAGATGAGCAGTTGGCCTGTTTGAAACTTGTGGCTGAAGCTAAAGaaaccttaaataaaataaag GATAAGCAGTTTGTGGCTGAGTATTGCATCAATACCCCCTGGCCAACCTATGAAACTGCTCAGGAAATGTTGGACTATACTCAAAGCAGG TACCTGAAGAACAATGATGCGACTGCCACCATGCTTTTGGTTGGGGATTCAGCGCTTTTTACAGAG GTACTGCGGGCACAAGCAAAACTAACTACTTTTTATGGAGCATTTGGACCAGAGAAGTTCAG TGGAACGGCTTGGCTTGAATTTCTGCACAATGAGGACATCTTCAGGGACATCCTTCTACAGCTAAAAGAAGACAATCTTTCCTCTGCACAGTACCTCTGGCTAAGACATCAG GCTGACTTTGAAAATAACTTTGATGTGAAGATGCTGGATGAACTGCTGAGCACAATCTCTGTTACCACTTCCCTTAAAGAACTGTGCCTGTGGCTGGGGAATATTGTCATTCCTTTCGTAAGACGAGTTTTACCTCAAGGAGAG AAAAGAATAGCAAAGTGGCTGGAACAAGGGGCACGAAATCTTGAGTTAACTGATAAG GCCAATTGGCCGGAAAATGGGCTTGAAATGGCACAGGTGTTTTTTACCAGTCAAGGTGAAGTTGGATTGGCTTCTTCCTGGCGTTGGGTTCCTTTG AAAGACAAAGATGATGAGATCTGTAGTCTGTCAGACTTGGTCACTACTTTACAAGGCTTGGTGGATCTCTACAGGAAGTACAACTGTAGGCTGGCCCTCTGCGACTTTGAAAAG GGAAATGCAAATACAATAGTGTTTCGTATGTTTGATAAAGTTCTGGCACCTGAACTTGTTCCAGTAATTTTAGAGAAGTATATTGGACCGTACATCTGCCATCATaatctacaaaaggatgaaatTCTCTTGCTGTACATAAAG GACTTGCTGCAGAGGTATTCTAaatggtcaacatctgtcttTGACACTACATGGGAAGCAAAGGCCATCGCTGTCTTGGGCTGTATGTCGGACATAGAT cTGATCATTGAAGGAGTGCTGGCAATAATACATGGTGCTGTGGTTCCCTGGAGTCCAGGGCTAGAGCAGCTGGTGCAGCAATACTTGCACATGGATCACACCAA GGCAAAGCTGCTACAAGAAGGCTACCAGCTGATGGAAATGAAGAAACTTTTGCGGAGCTATGGAATAAGAGATACCAACCTCTTAAATGACAGGCAGTTAATACGG ATGCTAGTAAAGTACATTCTTAAGCAAGACActccttcttctttggaggatgctttgaAAATAGTAAATGCATATATGCTGCCCACTGCTGAAGTCTATCTCTGGAGGATTATGGACCTTATTGACAAAGAAAAG GGGGAGGATGTCATAAGCTTACTCAAGTCTCTGCCTCCTGCTGAAGCTGTGGAAGCTGCAGAGAGGACTGTGATGTGGGGAAAACTggaactggaaaaagaaatgtttgccAGCGAAGAAGAA CAGAAGGCACAGCTATACTTGAAAAAAGGCCTTGTGGAAGTCCTCAGATTTCTGCTTAGTCACCTGAAAG AAAATCTTGGGAAGAAAGAAGACTGCGAAGCTGATTTAAACCTGTTTAAAACTCTGAGAGCCTTGCAG GATAATTTTGACATCTGCATATCTCCCAAAGATTATGAGAACCCATCACTGATGTCTCAGCTCCTCGAAGAGAAGATTGAAACCTATGATGCTGTGACGTTTAAAAAACCAcaagaaaaggagacacaagaaaAGGAGACATGTTTGGAGGACGGTGGGTTAAAGAGGAAAGGGATGACCCAACAAAGACTTTACAGACTGGGTCAGCTCCTGCAAAGAACAGAGCATGAGATGGGAACAGAGTTGGTGCTGAGAGCATTGGATACTGGAAACGTTAACAAAGCGCTCCACATATGCAG GGATTTTTATGACTATCATAGCAATGAACAAACAGGAAGGTTGCTGTTCTTAGCTTGTCAAAAGCTCTGTCACATACTGGGTTCTGACAGTCCGATAGTTGGGCCAAAAGGATTAAATCTTCCAGCGGTGATCCACGAAATGGCATGTCAAGCTGTGACGCTCTGCAGTCCGG ATCTTCTCTTAGATGCATTAGAGCTTTGTAAATATACCTCCTTTGCCCATGAACTTTCTGGAAAGTGCCACATTGAAGACACTGCATTTATATTGAAG GAGATGTCTTCTGGAGCTGAGAAAGACCTTTATCCAGATTGGGCATTGGATGAGTTTTTCACTGAAGATGGAGCTGTGCTGGACCCTTTAACTGTACTCCCTCCTGCATATGAAATTACTTCTGCCATTGTGCCTCTGAAAG AACTGAACATTTATCCTCTGGACTCTACCAGTTTGACACATAGCTCATTTGAACAAG GAAAGAACCTGTGTGTCTTGTGTATGCATCCTATCACTGTCCTGCTCAATAACCTACAAGAATGTAGTCAATATGAGCTGGCCTTGAAACTAATCACCACCTCTTCAGGGTCCTTGTTTCAACACATGACTGCAAGCTTGGCTGCAAAG GTACATGACCAGGATGCACAAGATGCAGAGCAGAGAGCGTTTCTCTATAAAATGATACAGAGCTCGACTTTAGTGACTAAAACCATTGTTACAGCCCTGTTGCACAAG GTTTTCAATAGTCATCCGATAGATCACAGACTTGCTCTGGGTTATTGCACACTGCTGCCAAAAGAAATTAGATATGAAATGCTCTGGGACATCATTAATAAAACATCACAAAATTATGGCAAAATTCGG GCTATTGGTATTGTTGGCGTGGAGCTGAGCATTCTCAATGATGAGACAAAGGAGCAGAACGCATTTGAAAACTTAATCACAGATGCCGAATGGGGTATAGAGCTTGGGAAACTTGGC ATCCCATTCCAGAGTGTATTTAGAATGCCGTCGGTGAGAAAGAAGGAGCTTCTGCGAACTTTGGTTAAGCATCCAAACGTGGATACAGAGCTCATGATGAAATATTGCAG tacTTACCAACTGGATACTGATGCAGCGTTGCAGCTGTGCATTGAAACACACATCCAGAATATCAGTACAGTTCATGTTGAAGGAGATGCTTCAGGGGACACTGGGAAATCACAAACCCATGGTTTAGTATTTGCCAAAGCTTTGGAAACAATTCCTCTTCTGAATAGCACTTCTGACTTGGTTGTAAAGCTTAGTACAACATTGCACAAG CTCGATCCATATGACTATGAGACTATTGAAAGTCTTCTCATGATCATAGAAAAGGCTGGTGTGCTGGCTGCAGGTGTCCCATTGGATTTG GCCCAAGCTCTGATGCTCATAAAACACCTGAAATCTTATAAAAGAATTTCCATTCCTGGAGATCTGGAACATCAGTATGTTTTTGAACAGGCCATGCATCTATCACCAGCTGCTAAAACCAGACTTCCCTTCCATTTGATCTTCTTTGGAACTTCAAAGTATTTCTGGAAAATTATTG CTGCAGAGCTAAATGAGGAATCATTCCCAAAACTGCTTCTGATTTCCAAACTCATGAAG GTCTCTCTGAATACGCTCTACATGTCTGCAGCTGATTATGTGTTCCAACAAAAGCTGAAGCCCAAGATCTTAGATGCAATGAAACGTGAATGTTTGCCAGCAGCTGACAATGAAACTGCTAAAGCTGTGCAGACCATTCAGACATATTTGCTTTCTATAGCTAACCCAGAATGGGCCGCAGCACTTGCCCATAAGATGGCTCAAGAACTTCCTGCAG GGCCCATGAAGGTCCAGGCTTTGAAAGCCTGCATCAGTTTAGCTGAAAAATGGCTGACACATACAACTGTGACG GATGAATCTCGGGAGAAGGCCCAAGAATACCTGAAAAAGCTGCAGATGCAGCACCGGAGGTCAGCTACAGAGGCAGTACTTATAGTCCACAAACTGAATTTGGTGGATCACCGGAAGCTCCTAGGGAAGCCAGCCAAGCTCATTGTTTTGCTTTATCAGCACAACAGCATTCCTGAAAGGATTCAGAACCCAATGGGCAGGGGCTACCCAG ATATCCATGCGGCTGCTAAAGAAATAGCTACAATTAATGACTTGGATTTGAAGAAAATATGGAATGTGCTGTTAGAAAAGTGGCTGTGTCCAAATGAGCTTCCAATGGAC aaaacttcagGAGCCTTTGAAAACATCCAAGAAGATGAAGACTTTAAGAG GATAATATACCTCCTTCAGGGTCACCCAGAAGACAGTCGCTTAAGAATCCTTTATGAATGGACAGTGTCAGAAGTATCT CCTGTTGGACTAAACCAGCTGAATTTTGCTCACAGAAGCCGAGCTCTGAAGTGCCTGCTCTACTTTGCAAACCCTCCTGCTGTTGAATCGCTTTTCAAAAAGCCCATCGAAGAAGTGAA GCATTTCCTGAAGTGTTTAATTTACCTTGCTGAGTTTGAAGTCCTGAATATTCCGTACACCTATGAATCGTTTCATAGCACGCCCAAAGAGGGAATGATCAAAGGATTGTGGAAAAACCATAGCCAGAAACCCATG GCAGTGAAACTGATGACAGAACTTAGTTTAGAATACAAAGTGCACGACTCTCTCCTTTGGAATGGTTTGTTGCAGAAACTGATGAATTTCAAAATg ATCTGTCAACTGAGGAGAGTTTTAATGGAGATTGCTGGGATCTATTCACTATGGCAG ATTCCAAATTTCAGCCGAGCTTGGCAAACTGTCATTTGGACGCCGTTTCTTTCAG ctgccTCTCCATCAAGTCCTAGTCAGTTGGAAGCATACTTGGAGTCTTTCAGGTTACTGTTGAT GTGTCCTGTCCCGATTCATCTCGATCTCATTGGGATTGCAAAGCAGTATGCCCAGTTAGAACTGCCCGCTTTGGCTTTAGGGTGTCTATTGCTGATTTTGCAGCCTGAGAAAAGAACTCAAGCAATTTGG GGATTCCTGGCCTCATGTCAGCTTGAGACGGTTGTACAGCAGGTAGAGGAATACATGAGCCACGGTGAGGTAGCTGCTTTTGCTTCACAG ATTAGGCATTTGATTTTGAACTACAGATCAAAATCTGAAGACAGTCCTGAGAAGATGCAATCCCTAGGGAAAA CTTACCTTCCACAAGAAATTAACATTAAGGGTGAAAACCAGACACAACAAGCAACCAGAACCCTCACTCTGTAA